A portion of the Streptomyces coeruleoprunus genome contains these proteins:
- a CDS encoding dihydrofolate reductase family protein — MAKVCTGASMSLDGYISGPGETGFDKLFKWYENGDITVETTHPELTFHLTEVSATHWRRLIAETGALVVGRKLFDITQGWGGDHPMGVPVVVVTHSVPDGWPREGAPFHFVTEGGTEGIERAVALARELAGDKNVVVNAGTIAQQCLDARLLDEVGIDLVPVLLGGGTPFFTDLKGAPYELEGPVAIAEGKDVTHLRYRVRYA; from the coding sequence ATGGCCAAGGTCTGCACCGGCGCGAGCATGTCCCTCGACGGCTACATCTCCGGACCCGGCGAAACCGGCTTCGACAAGCTGTTCAAGTGGTACGAGAACGGCGACATCACCGTCGAGACCACGCACCCCGAGCTGACCTTCCACCTCACCGAGGTGAGCGCCACCCACTGGCGGCGCCTCATCGCGGAGACCGGGGCGCTCGTCGTGGGGCGGAAGCTGTTCGACATCACGCAGGGGTGGGGCGGCGACCATCCGATGGGCGTGCCGGTCGTCGTGGTCACGCACTCCGTGCCGGACGGCTGGCCCCGTGAAGGAGCACCGTTCCACTTCGTCACGGAAGGCGGCACCGAGGGCATCGAGCGGGCCGTCGCGCTGGCCCGTGAGCTCGCCGGGGACAAGAACGTCGTCGTCAACGCCGGCACCATCGCCCAGCAGTGCCTCGACGCCCGGCTGCTCGACGAGGTCGGCATCGACCTGGTCCCCGTGCTGCTCGGCGGCGGGACACCGTTCTTCACGGACCTCAAGGGCGCGCCGTACGAGCTGGAGGGTCCCGTCGCCATCGCCGAGGGCAAGGACGTGACGCATCTGCGTTACCGGGTGCGGTACGCATGA
- a CDS encoding DUF2690 domain-containing protein, whose amino-acid sequence MIKKVLGTTLAAFALAALLPAGAAQAATCKGSSCLGKNPQTAGCGADAVTLKGSAIRPAGGGPAAVIRNSSTCGAAWARIEKANSAWRFKIEIKGGKSYLANANPNHEAYTLMVPSSTAYRTCVEIYDGAGGSWSCTKWF is encoded by the coding sequence ATGATCAAGAAGGTGCTCGGTACCACGCTCGCCGCTTTCGCCCTCGCCGCCCTGCTCCCGGCCGGCGCCGCCCAGGCCGCCACCTGCAAGGGATCCTCCTGCCTCGGCAAGAACCCGCAGACCGCCGGCTGTGGCGCCGACGCCGTCACCCTGAAGGGCTCCGCGATCCGGCCGGCGGGTGGCGGGCCCGCGGCCGTGATCCGTAACTCGTCGACCTGCGGCGCCGCCTGGGCCCGTATCGAGAAGGCCAACTCCGCTTGGCGCTTCAAGATCGAGATCAAGGGCGGGAAGTCCTACCTGGCGAACGCGAACCCCAACCACGAGGCGTACACCCTCATGGTGCCGAGCAGCACCGCCTATCGCACCTGCGTCGAGATCTACGACGGCGCCGGCGGCTCCTGGTCCTGCACCAAGTGGTTCTGA